A window of the Dickeya dianthicola NCPPB 453 genome harbors these coding sequences:
- the wecG gene encoding lipopolysaccharide N-acetylmannosaminouronosyltransferase — MNDAQPQYPIPQYRIRGIPVQGFRDMEQCVSALFAGGSPQAGTLIAVNAEKVMAADRDATLRELMLQQGNCNYADGISVVCSIRRKYPGAQVERIAGADLWEALMQRAGQMGTPVFLLGGKPAVLAETERKLREQWQVNIVGTQDGYFAPEQRQAVLERVCDSGAQLVTVALGSPRQELLMRDCRQWYPRALYMGVGGTYDVFTGQVKRAPLAWQRYGVEWLYRLLTQPSRFRRQFKLLRYLAWHFSGKL, encoded by the coding sequence ATGAATGATGCACAACCGCAGTACCCTATTCCGCAGTACCGTATTCGCGGCATCCCGGTGCAGGGTTTTCGGGATATGGAGCAGTGCGTGTCGGCGCTGTTTGCGGGCGGCTCGCCGCAGGCGGGAACGCTGATTGCCGTCAATGCCGAAAAGGTGATGGCCGCCGACCGCGATGCGACGCTGCGTGAACTGATGCTGCAGCAGGGGAACTGCAACTATGCCGACGGTATCAGCGTGGTGTGTTCTATTCGCCGCAAGTATCCGGGCGCGCAGGTGGAGCGTATCGCCGGCGCTGACTTGTGGGAAGCGTTGATGCAGCGCGCCGGACAGATGGGCACGCCGGTGTTTCTGCTCGGCGGCAAACCCGCGGTACTGGCGGAAACCGAGCGCAAGCTGCGCGAGCAGTGGCAGGTCAACATTGTGGGAACGCAGGACGGTTACTTCGCGCCGGAACAGCGTCAGGCGGTATTGGAACGCGTGTGCGACAGCGGCGCGCAGCTGGTGACGGTGGCGCTGGGGTCGCCCCGGCAGGAATTGTTGATGCGCGATTGTCGCCAGTGGTATCCCCGCGCGCTCTACATGGGCGTGGGCGGCACCTACGATGTGTTTACCGGGCAGGTGAAGCGCGCCCCTCTGGCGTGGCAGCGTTACGGGGTGGAATGGTTGTATCGCCTGTTGACGCAGCCCAGCCGTTTTCGCCGCCAGTTCAAACTGTTGCGCTACCTGGCCTGGCATTTCAGCGGCAAGCTGTAA
- the wzyE gene encoding ECA oligosaccharide polymerase, translated as MTEWAFFGLWLVWLGGGGVVLWLSGREFRRWRFNFNVLFSLLYLLTFYFGFPLTALLTFRFGVETASPLNLLLALLSATAFYVIYYVSYKTRLRPAPPVSRPLPLTMTRMEALLTGGLLALVALATAAVFFANNGLLLFKLSSYSQIFSRDVAGVALKRFFYFFIPAMLMWYFLHQTRRAWLIFLLTTVAFGGLTYLLVGGTRANIIIAFALFLFIGLQRGWIVWWMLAAAGAAGIVAMFWLALKRYGLDVKGEEAFYTFLYLTRDTFSPWENLAMLWQHLDQIRLQGLAPIVRDFYVFIPAWLWPERPALVLNSANYFTWEVLNYHAGLAISPTLLGSLLIMGGPLLIPVGAVAVGLLIKGFDGLYRYGRQAENRYLSAVLQAFCFGAVFNLIVLVREGLDAFVSRVVFFCLIFAACLLAAKLLYWLLWRAGAVAARAPSQGETE; from the coding sequence ATGACTGAGTGGGCGTTTTTCGGGTTATGGCTGGTCTGGTTGGGCGGCGGCGGCGTGGTGCTGTGGCTGAGTGGGCGTGAGTTCCGCCGCTGGCGTTTCAACTTCAATGTGCTGTTTTCCTTGTTGTATCTGCTGACGTTCTATTTCGGTTTTCCGTTGACCGCCTTACTGACATTTCGCTTCGGGGTGGAGACGGCCTCGCCGCTGAACCTGCTGCTGGCGCTGCTGTCCGCCACGGCGTTTTACGTTATTTATTATGTCAGTTATAAAACCCGGCTGCGGCCCGCGCCGCCGGTATCGCGCCCATTGCCGTTGACCATGACGCGGATGGAAGCGCTTCTCACCGGCGGGTTGCTGGCGCTGGTGGCGCTGGCGACCGCGGCGGTGTTCTTTGCCAACAACGGGCTGCTGCTGTTCAAACTCAGTTCCTACAGCCAGATTTTCTCTCGCGACGTCGCCGGCGTCGCCCTGAAGCGCTTCTTCTATTTCTTTATTCCCGCCATGCTGATGTGGTATTTCCTGCACCAGACCCGGCGCGCCTGGCTGATTTTCTTGCTGACGACCGTCGCGTTTGGCGGGCTGACCTACCTGCTGGTGGGCGGTACCCGCGCCAATATCATCATCGCCTTCGCCCTGTTTCTGTTTATTGGCTTGCAGCGCGGCTGGATTGTCTGGTGGATGCTGGCAGCGGCAGGCGCTGCCGGCATCGTGGCGATGTTCTGGCTGGCGCTTAAGCGTTACGGTCTGGACGTCAAGGGTGAAGAGGCGTTCTACACCTTTTTGTACCTGACGCGGGATACCTTCTCGCCGTGGGAAAATCTGGCCATGCTATGGCAACATCTCGACCAGATAAGGCTACAGGGGCTGGCGCCCATCGTGCGGGATTTTTATGTCTTTATTCCCGCCTGGCTGTGGCCGGAGCGACCGGCGCTGGTGCTTAACAGCGCCAACTATTTCACCTGGGAAGTGCTGAATTATCATGCCGGGCTGGCGATATCGCCGACCTTGCTCGGTTCGCTGCTGATCATGGGCGGGCCGCTGCTGATTCCGGTAGGTGCGGTCGCGGTCGGGTTGCTCATCAAGGGGTTTGATGGCCTTTACCGCTACGGGCGGCAGGCGGAAAACCGCTATCTGTCCGCTGTGTTGCAGGCGTTCTGCTTCGGTGCGGTTTTTAACCTGATCGTGCTGGTGCGTGAAGGGCTGGACGCGTTTGTCTCGCGGGTGGTGTTTTTCTGTCTGATTTTTGCTGCCTGTCTGCTGGCGGCAAAACTGCTGTACTGGCTGCTGTGGCGCGCCGGCGCGGTCGCCGCCCGCGCGCCATCTCAAGGAGAAACGGAATGA
- a CDS encoding TDP-N-acetylfucosamine:lipid II N-acetylfucosaminyltransferase, whose product MTTLIHVLGADIPHHNQTVLRFFNDTLAPTLPPHQVRRFMVVSAAELSGQAYPALQIARFADQKALAWAVAAQAREDRSVRFFFHGQFNPWLWLALLCGGIRTTQAYWHIWGADLYEEARGWRWRWFYRLRRLAQRRVAQVFATRGDIDYFRRRYPAAAASLLYFPSRMSPHAASPHKNAPGTPLTLLVGNSGDRSNRHLAALDAIHRQFGAQVRVIVPMGYPAGNHAYVEQVAQHGLALFGAERCRVLRESLAFDDYLALLRICDLGYFLFHRQQGIGTLCLLIQLGVPFVISRHNPFRQDLAEQRLPVLLGEEALNEAMVRDARQQLAQTDTRQIAFFSPGYEQGWRQALSLAAGDGDD is encoded by the coding sequence ATGACCACACTGATTCACGTCCTGGGGGCGGATATTCCCCACCATAACCAGACGGTGCTGCGTTTCTTTAACGATACGCTGGCGCCGACGCTGCCGCCGCATCAGGTTCGGCGGTTCATGGTGGTTTCGGCGGCTGAACTCTCCGGGCAGGCTTATCCGGCGTTGCAGATAGCGCGTTTCGCCGACCAGAAAGCGCTGGCGTGGGCGGTGGCGGCGCAGGCGCGTGAGGATCGGTCGGTCCGTTTCTTTTTTCACGGCCAGTTTAACCCCTGGCTGTGGCTGGCGTTGCTGTGTGGTGGTATCCGCACAACGCAGGCTTACTGGCACATCTGGGGGGCCGATCTGTATGAGGAAGCCCGCGGCTGGCGCTGGCGCTGGTTTTACCGCCTGCGACGGCTGGCGCAGCGGCGGGTCGCACAGGTGTTCGCCACCCGCGGCGATATCGATTATTTCCGCCGGCGTTATCCGGCTGCGGCCGCGTCGCTGCTCTATTTCCCCAGTCGCATGAGCCCGCACGCGGCGAGCCCACATAAAAACGCGCCGGGCACACCGCTGACTCTTCTGGTCGGCAACTCCGGCGATCGCAGCAACCGCCATCTGGCGGCGCTTGACGCCATTCATCGCCAGTTTGGCGCGCAGGTGCGGGTGATCGTGCCGATGGGTTACCCGGCTGGCAACCATGCCTATGTTGAGCAAGTGGCGCAGCACGGGCTGGCGTTGTTCGGCGCTGAACGCTGCCGGGTCCTGCGCGAATCCCTGGCGTTTGACGACTATCTGGCGTTGTTGCGCATCTGCGATCTCGGCTACTTCCTGTTTCACCGTCAACAGGGGATTGGTACTTTGTGTTTGTTGATTCAACTGGGCGTGCCGTTTGTTATCAGCCGTCATAACCCGTTCCGGCAGGATTTGGCGGAGCAGCGCCTGCCGGTGCTGCTGGGTGAAGAGGCGCTGAACGAGGCGATGGTGCGTGACGCGCGCCAGCAACTGGCGCAGACCGATACCCGGCAGATTGCGTTCTTCAGCCCCGGTTATGAACAAGGGTGGCGGCAGGCGTTGTCACTGGCGGCGGGAGACGGCGATGACTGA
- the wzxE gene encoding lipid III flippase WzxE: MSLARSSLWTAASTLVKIGVGLAVIKLLAVTYGPEGVGLAGNYRQLITVLGAMAGAGIANGVTRAVAAAPPDANRPGPLLGTAVSLSMGCSLLLMLALWLLAAPLSRLLFGDDAYQPAIRALAWLQLGIAGASLLLAILKGYQDARGNALAVMAGSLLGAVAYGVSVWLGAYTGALVGLALMPALVCVPALALLFRRTPLGLRALTPDWSWPLAGQLTCFSLMTLITAVTLPVGYVMMRNQLAAHYTWQEVGLWQGVTTISDAWLQFITASFPVYLLPALARLQDKRAARHEILSALRFVLPAAAAVGVAIWLLRDVAIRLLFSSAFSAMRDLFAWQLAGDVLKVGAYVFGYLVVARASLRFYLLAELGQFLLLTGFARWLIPLHGALGAPQAYLATYAVYFLLCCGVFILYCRRA, translated from the coding sequence ATGTCGCTGGCGCGCTCCTCGTTATGGACGGCTGCTTCCACGCTGGTCAAAATCGGTGTGGGGCTGGCGGTGATCAAACTGCTGGCGGTGACGTACGGCCCGGAAGGCGTCGGGCTGGCCGGTAACTACCGCCAGTTGATCACCGTGCTGGGCGCGATGGCCGGCGCCGGTATCGCCAACGGCGTAACCCGTGCGGTGGCCGCCGCGCCGCCCGATGCCAACCGCCCCGGTCCGTTGCTGGGGACGGCGGTATCGCTGTCGATGGGCTGCTCGCTGTTGCTGATGCTGGCGTTGTGGCTGCTGGCTGCGCCGCTGTCGCGCCTGCTGTTCGGCGATGACGCCTACCAACCTGCAATCCGTGCGCTGGCCTGGCTGCAACTGGGCATCGCGGGCGCCAGCCTGCTGCTGGCGATCCTGAAAGGTTATCAGGATGCGCGGGGCAACGCGCTGGCCGTCATGGCCGGCAGCCTGCTGGGAGCCGTGGCGTATGGCGTCAGCGTTTGGCTTGGGGCGTATACCGGCGCGCTGGTGGGATTGGCGCTGATGCCGGCGCTGGTGTGCGTGCCCGCACTGGCGCTGCTGTTCCGGCGAACGCCGTTAGGTTTGCGAGCGCTCACACCTGATTGGTCATGGCCGCTGGCCGGTCAGTTAACCTGCTTCAGCCTGATGACGTTGATCACCGCCGTGACGCTGCCGGTGGGTTACGTGATGATGCGAAACCAACTGGCGGCCCATTACACCTGGCAGGAGGTGGGGCTGTGGCAGGGGGTCACCACCATTTCCGATGCCTGGCTGCAATTCATTACCGCATCATTCCCGGTTTATTTGCTGCCTGCGTTGGCGCGCTTGCAGGATAAACGCGCGGCCCGGCATGAGATTCTCAGCGCGTTGCGGTTTGTGTTGCCGGCGGCGGCGGCCGTGGGCGTGGCTATCTGGCTGTTGCGCGATGTGGCGATCCGCTTACTGTTTTCCAGTGCGTTTTCGGCCATGCGTGACCTGTTTGCATGGCAACTGGCAGGCGATGTATTGAAAGTGGGTGCTTACGTTTTTGGTTATCTGGTGGTCGCCAGAGCCTCGCTGCGGTTCTATCTGCTGGCTGAACTCGGCCAGTTCCTGCTGCTGACCGGATTTGCCCGCTGGTTGATTCCATTGCATGGCGCGCTGGGCGCGCCGCAGGCGTATCTGGCAACCTATGCGGTCTATTTTCTGCTGTGTTGCGGCGTTTTCATTCTGTACTGCAGGCGAGCATGA
- the rffA gene encoding dTDP-4-amino-4,6-dideoxygalactose transaminase, giving the protein MIPFNSPPVVGSELEYMQAAMRSGKLSGDGAFTRRCEQWLEHYSGSGKVLLTPSCTASLEMAALLLNIQPGDEVIMPSYTFVSTANAFVLRGATIVFVDIRPDTLNLDENRIEAAITKQTRAIVVVHYAGVGCDMNAVMALAQQYGLFVVEDAAQGMMSRYQERPLGAIGHIGCFSFHETKNYTAGGEGGATLINDPELAARAEIIREKGTNRSQFFRGQADKYTWRDIGSSYLMADIQAAYLWGQLEAAPRIHDRRLTLWQRYAHAFAPLAAAGRATLPVIPADCRHNGHLFFLRLRDEAERSAFISHMKEAEILTVFHYIPLHSSPAGRQFGRFVGEDRHTTRESERLVRLPLFYNLSDLDQRTVINSALSFFS; this is encoded by the coding sequence ATGATTCCTTTTAACTCGCCGCCGGTGGTGGGATCAGAACTGGAGTATATGCAGGCGGCGATGCGCAGCGGCAAGCTCAGCGGCGATGGCGCGTTTACCCGCCGCTGTGAGCAGTGGCTGGAGCATTATTCGGGCAGTGGCAAAGTATTGCTGACGCCTTCCTGCACCGCGTCGCTGGAAATGGCGGCGCTACTGTTGAACATCCAGCCCGGCGACGAAGTGATCATGCCGAGCTACACCTTTGTCTCCACCGCCAACGCCTTCGTGCTGCGTGGCGCTACCATCGTGTTTGTCGACATCCGGCCGGATACCCTCAATCTTGACGAAAACCGCATCGAAGCCGCAATTACGAAGCAGACCCGTGCCATTGTGGTGGTGCATTACGCCGGCGTGGGCTGCGACATGAATGCTGTGATGGCGCTGGCGCAGCAATACGGGCTGTTTGTGGTGGAAGATGCGGCGCAGGGGATGATGTCGCGCTATCAGGAGCGGCCGCTGGGCGCCATCGGTCATATCGGTTGCTTCAGTTTCCACGAAACCAAAAATTACACCGCGGGCGGCGAAGGCGGCGCTACGTTGATCAACGACCCCGAGCTGGCGGCGCGGGCCGAGATTATCCGCGAGAAAGGCACCAACCGCAGCCAGTTCTTCCGCGGACAGGCGGATAAGTACACCTGGCGCGACATCGGCTCCAGTTATTTGATGGCGGATATTCAGGCCGCTTACCTGTGGGGGCAACTGGAAGCGGCGCCGCGCATTCATGACCGGCGCCTGACATTATGGCAACGCTATGCGCACGCGTTTGCGCCGCTGGCGGCGGCAGGCCGGGCGACGTTGCCGGTGATACCGGCGGACTGCCGCCACAACGGCCACCTGTTTTTCCTGCGCCTGCGGGATGAAGCGGAGCGCTCGGCGTTTATCAGTCATATGAAAGAAGCGGAGATCCTGACGGTGTTCCACTACATTCCTTTGCATTCCAGCCCGGCCGGCCGGCAATTTGGCCGTTTTGTCGGCGAAGACCGTCACACCACGCGGGAAAGCGAGCGCTTGGTGCGTCTGCCGTTGTTCTACAACCTGTCTGACCTTGACCAGCGTACCGTCATCAATTCGGCGCTGAGTTTCTTTTCCTGA
- the rffC gene encoding dTDP-4-amino-4,6-dideoxy-D-galactose acyltransferase — protein MPVCAEIEPLVWESDFFQRICGRLSFQETAPLLTTADLDRYELCQAKLAASDLATADALSALGFRLAEGEVDFSMPVVPVARAMFAVGVREAETGDIPALRVAAEKSFVLSRFRAPWYRPDDCGRFYARWVEKAVHGSFDDACLVMGGQGLPLQGFVTLRQTSPSTARIGVLSAWPGMTGQGIGQRLMQVARVWCQQRGIRRLMVATQTSNLAALRLYLRSGARVESTAYWFYR, from the coding sequence ATGCCTGTTTGTGCTGAGATTGAACCTCTGGTCTGGGAAAGCGATTTTTTTCAGCGTATTTGCGGGCGGTTGAGTTTTCAGGAGACTGCGCCGCTGTTAACCACCGCCGATCTGGATCGCTATGAGTTATGCCAGGCCAAGCTGGCGGCCAGCGATTTGGCGACGGCGGATGCGCTGTCGGCGTTGGGGTTTCGGTTGGCGGAAGGCGAGGTGGATTTCAGCATGCCGGTTGTGCCGGTCGCCCGGGCCATGTTCGCCGTTGGCGTGCGGGAGGCCGAGACGGGCGATATTCCGGCGTTGCGTGTGGCGGCGGAAAAAAGTTTTGTGCTGAGCCGGTTTCGGGCGCCGTGGTATCGTCCGGACGATTGTGGCCGTTTCTATGCGCGTTGGGTGGAAAAAGCGGTGCATGGCAGCTTTGACGACGCTTGTCTGGTGATGGGGGGGCAGGGCTTGCCGTTGCAGGGGTTCGTGACGTTGCGCCAGACATCGCCCAGCACCGCGCGTATCGGCGTGTTGTCTGCCTGGCCGGGCATGACCGGGCAAGGGATTGGTCAGCGGCTGATGCAGGTGGCGCGGGTCTGGTGTCAGCAGCGCGGTATTCGCCGGCTGATGGTGGCGACCCAGACCAGCAATCTGGCGGCATTACGGCTCTACCTGCGCAGCGGCGCACGGGTGGAGAGCACGGCCTACTGGTTTTATCGATAA
- the wecC gene encoding UDP-N-acetyl-D-mannosamine dehydrogenase, translating into MSFNRICVLGLGYIGLPTATLLASRQLPVFGVDVNPHVVESINRGHTHIAEPGLAQAVQAVVAQGYLQAGSQPVSAQAFLIAVPTPLKADHQPDVSFVEAAALSLAPVLKPGDLIILESTSPVGTTERMAGWLAQVRPDLSFPQQAGEASDIRIAYCPERVLPGRIMEELLSHERVIGGMTPRCSARASELYRLFLLEGDCTMTDSRTAEMCKLTENSFRDVNIAFANELSLICAEQQIDVWALIRLANRHPRVNILQPGPGVGGHCIAVDPWFIVAQHPQQARLIRTAREVNDAKPRWVVEQVKIMVAEALAQGNKRACDLRIACLGLAFKPDVEDLRESPALAIAGQIAAWHAGTTWVVEPHIRQLPPGLQEKAALVEMDRALSEADILVLLVDHRQFRAIAPEQVAQRWVVDTKGVWR; encoded by the coding sequence ATGAGTTTTAATCGCATTTGTGTGTTGGGCCTGGGGTATATCGGCCTGCCGACCGCTACGCTGTTGGCCTCGCGGCAACTGCCTGTTTTTGGTGTGGATGTGAACCCGCACGTGGTGGAGAGCATCAACCGGGGCCATACTCATATTGCGGAGCCGGGCCTGGCGCAGGCGGTGCAGGCGGTGGTGGCGCAAGGATATTTACAGGCCGGCAGCCAGCCGGTATCGGCGCAGGCCTTTCTTATTGCGGTGCCGACCCCGTTAAAAGCGGACCATCAGCCTGATGTGTCGTTTGTGGAGGCCGCTGCCCTGTCGCTGGCGCCGGTGCTGAAACCGGGGGACCTGATCATTCTGGAGTCGACCTCGCCGGTCGGTACCACCGAGCGGATGGCGGGCTGGTTGGCGCAAGTACGGCCGGACCTGAGCTTTCCCCAGCAGGCCGGCGAGGCGTCGGATATCCGCATTGCCTATTGCCCGGAACGGGTGTTGCCCGGCCGCATCATGGAAGAACTGCTCAGCCATGAGCGGGTGATTGGCGGGATGACGCCGCGTTGCTCGGCGCGGGCAAGCGAGTTGTATCGCCTCTTCCTTCTTGAGGGCGACTGTACGATGACGGACTCGCGCACCGCTGAAATGTGCAAGCTGACGGAAAACAGCTTTCGGGACGTAAATATCGCGTTCGCCAATGAGCTGTCGTTGATTTGCGCCGAACAGCAGATTGATGTGTGGGCGCTGATTCGTCTGGCTAATCGCCATCCGCGCGTCAATATTTTACAACCGGGGCCGGGCGTGGGCGGTCACTGCATCGCGGTCGATCCCTGGTTTATCGTAGCGCAGCACCCGCAGCAGGCGCGTCTGATTCGCACCGCCCGCGAGGTGAATGACGCCAAGCCTCGCTGGGTGGTGGAGCAGGTGAAAATTATGGTGGCGGAGGCGCTGGCGCAGGGCAATAAACGGGCCTGCGATTTACGCATCGCCTGTCTGGGGCTGGCGTTCAAGCCCGATGTGGAAGATCTTCGCGAGAGTCCGGCGCTGGCGATCGCCGGGCAGATTGCCGCATGGCATGCCGGGACGACCTGGGTGGTCGAGCCTCATATCCGGCAGTTACCGCCCGGTTTGCAGGAAAAAGCCGCGCTGGTGGAGATGGATCGGGCGTTGAGTGAAGCGGATATCCTGGTGTTGCTGGTGGATCACCGGCAGTTCAGGGCGATTGCCCCTGAGCAGGTGGCGCAACGTTGGGTGGTGGACACCAAAGGCGTCTGGCGGTGA